A genomic window from Anolis carolinensis isolate JA03-04 unplaced genomic scaffold, rAnoCar3.1.pri scaffold_13, whole genome shotgun sequence includes:
- the snx8 gene encoding sorting nexin-8 isoform X1, with protein MTGAMDGGEDLAKPPISDVKEPDDPLMQAPPGNPLLLSHTLQELLSKDTVQVELIPEKKGLFVKHVEYEVSSKRFNCSVYRRYNDFVVFHEMLLQKFPYRMVPALPPKRMLGADREFIETRRRALKRFVNLVARHPPFSEDVLLKLFLSFSGSDVQNKLRELVQGVGDEFMICKLATQAKDFLPADIQVQFAASRELIRNIYNSFYKLRDRAERIASRAVDNAADLLIFGKELSALGSDTTPLPSWAALNSSAWGNLKQALRGLSVEFALLADKAVQQGKQEESDVVEKLNLFLDLLQSYKDLCERHEKGVLHKHQRALHKYSMMKRQMMSASVQNKEPESVEQLESRIVEQENAILTMELRNYFSLYCLHQETQLIHIYLPLTSHILGAFVNSQIQGHKEMSKVWNELTPKLSCLFAGSSNMQTPPLSTQDGNLFSS; from the exons ACTTGGCAAAGCCTCCGATAAGTGACGTAAAAGAACCAGACGATCCTCTGATGCAGGCACCCCCGGGAAATCCGCTACTTCTTTCTCACACCTTGCAAGAGCTCTTGAGCAAGGACACGGTGCAGGTAGAGCTGATCCCGGAGAAAAAGGGTCTCTTTGTCAAGCATGTGGAGTATGAGGTTTCAAGCAAG CGTTTCAACTGTTCTGTGTACAGGCGGTACAATGATTTTGTGGTCTTCCATGAGATGCTTCTCCAAAAGTTCCCGTATCGGATGGTCCCTGCGCTTCCCCCCAAAAGAATGCTTGGAG CTGACCGAGAGTTCATTGAGACAAGGCGGCGTGCATTAAAACGGTTTGTTAACTTGGTGGCTCGACATCCTCCATTCTCAGAAGATGTGCTTTTGAagctcttcctctccttcagtgGATCG GATGTGCAAAACAAGCTGAGAGAGTTGGTGCAGGGCGTGGGAGATGAATTCATGATTTGCAAACTAGCAACTCAGGCCAAG GATTTCCTGCCAGCTGACATCCAGGTACAGTTTGCTGCCAGCAGGGAGCTGATCCGAAACATCTACAATAGCTTTTACAAGCTGCGGGACCGAGCTGAGAGAATAGCCTCCCGAGCTGTAGACAATGCCGCTGACCTCCTTATTTTTGGGAAGGAACTAAG TGCTTTAGGCTCCGACACAACTCCACTCCCTTCCTGGGCCGCTTTGAACAGTAGTGCCTGGGGCAACCTCAAGCAGGCACTGAGAGGCCTCTCTGTTGAATTTGCTCTGTTGGCTGACAAAGCCGTGCAACAG GGTAAACAGGAAGAGAGTGATGTGGTGGAGAAGCTGAATCTTTTCCTGGACTTACTCCAGTCCTACAAA GATCTGTGTGAGCGGCATGAGAAAGGAGTTCTGCACAAGCACCAGCGGGCCTTGCATAAATACAGCATGATGAAGCGGCAGATGATGAGCGCCTCAGTACAGAACAAGGAGCCGGAGTCTGTGGAGCAGCTGGAGTCCCGCATTGTGGAG CAAGAGAATGCAATCCTGACAATGGAGCTGCGCAATTACTTCTCCCTGTATTGCCTCCACCAAGAGACTCAGCTCATCCATATTTATCTTCCTCTCACGTCTCACATTTTGGGGGCTTTTGTCAACTCTCAGATCCAAGGGCATAAAGAG atgagcaaagtctggaatgaactgaCGCCCAAGTTGAGCTGCCTCTTTGCAGGATCCAGCAACATGCAGACACCGCCGTTGTCCACACAGGACGGCAACCTCTTTTCTAGTTAA
- the snx8 gene encoding sorting nexin-8 isoform X2 yields the protein MQAPPGNPLLLSHTLQELLSKDTVQVELIPEKKGLFVKHVEYEVSSKRFNCSVYRRYNDFVVFHEMLLQKFPYRMVPALPPKRMLGADREFIETRRRALKRFVNLVARHPPFSEDVLLKLFLSFSGSDVQNKLRELVQGVGDEFMICKLATQAKDFLPADIQVQFAASRELIRNIYNSFYKLRDRAERIASRAVDNAADLLIFGKELSALGSDTTPLPSWAALNSSAWGNLKQALRGLSVEFALLADKAVQQGKQEESDVVEKLNLFLDLLQSYKDLCERHEKGVLHKHQRALHKYSMMKRQMMSASVQNKEPESVEQLESRIVEQENAILTMELRNYFSLYCLHQETQLIHIYLPLTSHILGAFVNSQIQGHKEMSKVWNELTPKLSCLFAGSSNMQTPPLSTQDGNLFSS from the exons ATGCAGGCACCCCCGGGAAATCCGCTACTTCTTTCTCACACCTTGCAAGAGCTCTTGAGCAAGGACACGGTGCAGGTAGAGCTGATCCCGGAGAAAAAGGGTCTCTTTGTCAAGCATGTGGAGTATGAGGTTTCAAGCAAG CGTTTCAACTGTTCTGTGTACAGGCGGTACAATGATTTTGTGGTCTTCCATGAGATGCTTCTCCAAAAGTTCCCGTATCGGATGGTCCCTGCGCTTCCCCCCAAAAGAATGCTTGGAG CTGACCGAGAGTTCATTGAGACAAGGCGGCGTGCATTAAAACGGTTTGTTAACTTGGTGGCTCGACATCCTCCATTCTCAGAAGATGTGCTTTTGAagctcttcctctccttcagtgGATCG GATGTGCAAAACAAGCTGAGAGAGTTGGTGCAGGGCGTGGGAGATGAATTCATGATTTGCAAACTAGCAACTCAGGCCAAG GATTTCCTGCCAGCTGACATCCAGGTACAGTTTGCTGCCAGCAGGGAGCTGATCCGAAACATCTACAATAGCTTTTACAAGCTGCGGGACCGAGCTGAGAGAATAGCCTCCCGAGCTGTAGACAATGCCGCTGACCTCCTTATTTTTGGGAAGGAACTAAG TGCTTTAGGCTCCGACACAACTCCACTCCCTTCCTGGGCCGCTTTGAACAGTAGTGCCTGGGGCAACCTCAAGCAGGCACTGAGAGGCCTCTCTGTTGAATTTGCTCTGTTGGCTGACAAAGCCGTGCAACAG GGTAAACAGGAAGAGAGTGATGTGGTGGAGAAGCTGAATCTTTTCCTGGACTTACTCCAGTCCTACAAA GATCTGTGTGAGCGGCATGAGAAAGGAGTTCTGCACAAGCACCAGCGGGCCTTGCATAAATACAGCATGATGAAGCGGCAGATGATGAGCGCCTCAGTACAGAACAAGGAGCCGGAGTCTGTGGAGCAGCTGGAGTCCCGCATTGTGGAG CAAGAGAATGCAATCCTGACAATGGAGCTGCGCAATTACTTCTCCCTGTATTGCCTCCACCAAGAGACTCAGCTCATCCATATTTATCTTCCTCTCACGTCTCACATTTTGGGGGCTTTTGTCAACTCTCAGATCCAAGGGCATAAAGAG atgagcaaagtctggaatgaactgaCGCCCAAGTTGAGCTGCCTCTTTGCAGGATCCAGCAACATGCAGACACCGCCGTTGTCCACACAGGACGGCAACCTCTTTTCTAGTTAA
- the nudt1 gene encoding oxidized purine nucleoside triphosphate hydrolase gives MATSKLFTLVLVLQPQRVLLGMKKRGFGAGRWNGFGGKVQPGETIEQAARRELQEECGLTVDSLEKTGKITFEFVGNMELMEVHIFRADSFQGDPTESEEMCPQWFELDQVPFKSMWPDDTYWFPLLLQKKRFHGYFKFQGQDTILDYTLKEVENV, from the exons ATGGCGACGAGCAAGCTATTCACTTTAGTGCTGGTTCTGCAGCCACAGAGGGTCCTGCTGGGGATGAAGAAGCGTGGCTTTGGGGCCGGGCGATGGAATGGCTTCGGAGGGAAAGTCCAGCCGGGGGAGACCATCGAGCAGGCCGCCAGGAG GGAGCTCCAAGAGGAGTGTGGACTGACTGTGGATTCTTTAGAAAAGACGGGCAAGATCACCTTTGAGTTCGTAGGCAACATGGAGCTGATGGAAGTCCACATCTTCCGGGCTGACAGCTTCCAGGGAGATCCCACAGAAAGCGAAG AAATGTGCCCACAGTGGTTTGAACTGGACCAGGTGCCCTTCAAGAGCATGTGGCCAGATGACACTTACTGGTTTCCCCTTCTGCTCCAGAAGAAGCGGTTCCATGGCTATTTTAAGTTCCAGGGGCAGGACACGATCTTAGACTATACCCTGAAGGAGGTGGAGAATGTATAA